A section of the Flavobacterium ardleyense genome encodes:
- the nuoF gene encoding NADH-quinone oxidoreductase subunit NuoF: MSKKILLDKINVPGIKSYEVYRQNGGYASVEKAINDMGADNVVEEVKKSGLRGRGGAGFPAGLKWSFIDKKSGKPRHLVCNADESEPGTFKDRYLMEYIPHLLIEGMITSSFALGAHLSYIYIRGEYMWVYKILERAIAEAKAAGWLGKNILGSGYDLELYVHCGAGAYICGEETALLESLEGKRGNPRIKPPFPAVSGLWQNPTVVNNVETIASVPWIINNSGDDYAKIGIGRSTGTKLISASGHIKKPGVYEIELGVSVYEFMNSDEYCGGMIDDRPLKALVPGGSSVPIIPHNLIYKTAAGEDRLMSYESLSDGGFETGSMLGSGGFIVYNDTACIVRNTWNFARFYHHESCGQCSPCREGTGWLEKVLNRIENGYGREEDIDLLWDIQRKIEGNTICPLGDAAAWPVAAAIRHFRDEFEYHVRFPEKVKNRAHFVDEPFEKVRHLLQKQTV; encoded by the coding sequence ATGTCAAAAAAAATATTATTAGATAAGATTAATGTACCTGGAATAAAATCGTACGAGGTTTATAGACAGAATGGTGGTTACGCCTCTGTTGAAAAAGCTATCAACGATATGGGTGCAGATAATGTTGTTGAAGAAGTAAAGAAATCAGGACTTAGAGGTCGTGGTGGTGCAGGTTTCCCGGCTGGATTAAAATGGAGTTTTATTGATAAAAAATCAGGAAAGCCTCGTCACTTAGTTTGCAACGCCGATGAATCTGAGCCTGGAACTTTCAAAGATAGGTATTTGATGGAGTACATTCCTCACCTATTGATTGAGGGAATGATTACATCAAGTTTTGCTTTGGGAGCACACCTTTCATATATCTACATTCGTGGAGAATATATGTGGGTTTACAAAATCCTTGAGCGCGCAATTGCTGAGGCAAAAGCTGCAGGATGGTTAGGAAAAAATATTCTTGGAAGTGGTTACGATTTGGAACTTTACGTTCATTGCGGTGCAGGAGCTTATATTTGTGGAGAAGAAACAGCTTTGCTAGAATCTCTAGAAGGCAAACGTGGAAATCCTCGTATCAAGCCACCTTTCCCAGCAGTATCAGGACTTTGGCAGAATCCAACCGTGGTAAATAACGTCGAAACTATTGCATCTGTGCCTTGGATTATCAATAATTCTGGTGATGATTATGCAAAAATTGGAATCGGACGTTCGACAGGGACAAAATTAATATCAGCTTCGGGACATATCAAAAAACCTGGAGTTTACGAAATTGAATTAGGAGTAAGCGTTTACGAATTTATGAATTCTGACGAGTACTGCGGAGGAATGATTGATGATCGTCCGTTAAAAGCATTGGTTCCTGGTGGATCTTCTGTGCCAATTATTCCTCATAACTTGATTTACAAAACAGCAGCTGGTGAAGACCGATTGATGTCTTATGAATCTCTAAGTGATGGTGGTTTTGAAACAGGGTCTATGTTAGGATCTGGTGGATTTATCGTTTATAATGACACCGCTTGTATCGTTCGAAATACTTGGAATTTTGCACGTTTCTACCACCACGAAAGTTGTGGACAATGTTCTCCTTGCCGTGAAGGTACAGGTTGGCTAGAAAAAGTGTTGAATCGTATCGAAAATGGATACGGTCGCGAAGAAGACATTGATTTGCTTTGGGATATACAGCGTAAAATTGAAGGAAACACAATTTGTCCTCTTGGAGATGCTGCGGCTTGGCCAGTGGCGGCTGCGATTAGACACTTTAGAGATGAATTTGAATACCACGTGAGATTCCCGGAGAAAGTGAAAAACAGAGCACACTTCGTAGATGAGCCTTTTGAAAAAGTGCGTCATTTATTACAGAAGCAGACAGTTTAG
- a CDS encoding 2Fe-2S iron-sulfur cluster-binding protein — translation MKVTIDGQTIEVEPGTTILQAARMIGGEVVPPAMCYYSKLEGSGGKCRCCLVEVAKGSEADPRPMPKLMASCVTGCQDGMEVNSAASERVTDARKSVTEFLLINHPLDCPVCDQAGECDLQNLSFKHGKSQSRFIEEKRTFEPEDIGDKIQLHMNRCILCYRCVMVADQLTDNRVHGVMDRGDHSNISTCISKAIDNEFSGNMIDVCPVGALTDKTFRFKSRVWFNKPYNAHRDCPTCSGKTTVWMFGEEIQRVTGRKDEFHEVADFICNGCRFDHKELSDWTIEGPREFEKFSVINQNNYTQKLDTVNINTEKNILLGRDQDRIKLSMPMVGYNETVEGKELDK, via the coding sequence ATGAAAGTAACAATTGACGGTCAAACAATTGAAGTAGAACCAGGAACGACGATTCTGCAGGCTGCGCGTATGATAGGAGGCGAAGTTGTCCCTCCCGCTATGTGCTATTATTCCAAGTTGGAAGGTAGTGGTGGTAAATGTCGCTGTTGTCTTGTAGAAGTTGCAAAAGGTAGTGAAGCAGATCCAAGACCGATGCCAAAATTGATGGCTTCTTGTGTAACAGGTTGCCAAGACGGGATGGAAGTTAATAGTGCAGCATCTGAAAGAGTGACGGACGCACGTAAATCTGTAACTGAATTTTTGCTAATTAATCACCCACTAGATTGCCCAGTATGCGATCAAGCAGGAGAATGTGATTTGCAGAATTTAAGTTTCAAACACGGAAAATCGCAATCTCGTTTCATTGAAGAGAAAAGAACTTTTGAGCCAGAAGATATTGGCGATAAAATTCAACTTCATATGAACAGATGTATTTTGTGCTACCGTTGTGTGATGGTTGCAGATCAACTTACAGACAATCGAGTTCACGGAGTTATGGATCGGGGTGATCATTCAAATATTTCGACTTGTATTTCAAAAGCAATTGATAATGAGTTCTCTGGAAATATGATTGATGTTTGTCCAGTTGGAGCTTTGACCGACAAAACTTTTAGATTCAAATCTAGAGTTTGGTTTAACAAACCTTATAATGCTCACAGAGATTGCCCTACTTGCAGCGGAAAAACTACGGTTTGGATGTTTGGAGAGGAAATCCAACGAGTTACAGGTAGAAAAGATGAGTTTCACGAAGTGGCAGATTTTATTTGCAACGGCTGTAGATTTGACCATAAAGAATTGAGCGATTGGACAATTGAGGGACCACGTGAATTCGAAAAATTCTCTGTTATCAATCAGAATAATTATACTCAGAAATTGGATACAGTTAATATCAATACTGAGAAGAATATTTTACTTGGTCGTGATCAGGATAGAATCAAACTGAGTATGCCGATGGTTGGATATAATGAAACTGTTGAGGGTAAAGAATTAGATAAATAA
- a CDS encoding NADH-quinone oxidoreductase subunit J family protein, with translation MILIIFYILSAVTLGTALLTIISKNPIHSAIYLVISFFSIAGHYLMFNAQFLAVVHIIVYSGAIMILFLFTIMLMNLNKEDEPHKSSLSKIAAVISFCLLCFVMLAVFMKAQPVITEYDISGQDYQSIKVLGQVLLNEYMLPFEFASVLLLVSMIGAVLLSKKEKATV, from the coding sequence ATGATTTTAATTATTTTTTACATTCTATCGGCAGTTACTTTGGGTACAGCATTGCTGACTATCATTAGTAAAAATCCAATTCACAGCGCCATTTACTTGGTGATTAGTTTCTTTTCGATTGCTGGACATTACCTAATGTTTAATGCGCAGTTTCTAGCGGTAGTGCATATTATAGTGTATTCGGGGGCGATCATGATTTTGTTCCTATTTACCATTATGCTTATGAATCTCAACAAGGAAGATGAACCTCATAAGTCGTCATTATCCAAAATTGCAGCGGTAATTTCCTTCTGCCTATTATGTTTTGTAATGCTTGCCGTATTTATGAAAGCGCAACCGGTAATTACAGAATACGATATTTCGGGACAGGATTATCAATCAATCAAAGTACTAGGACAAGTATTGCTAAACGAATATATGTTGCCTTTTGAGTTTGCTTCTGTGCTACTATTAGTATCAATGATAGGTGCAGTTTTATTGTCTAAAAAAGAAAAAGCTACAGTATAA
- the nuoH gene encoding NADH-quinone oxidoreductase subunit NuoH — MDSTIIIEKSVIIVAVFALTMIMAMYSTWAERKVAAFLQDRIGPNRAGAWGLLQPLADGLKLFSKEEFSPNTPNKFLFIVGPAIAMSTALMTSAVIPWGDRLHLFGRDIILQAADIDNALLYIIAILSVGVYGIMIGGWASNNKFSLMGAVRASSQMISYEVAMGLSIIALLMMTGTLSLREISYQQSGMNWNVFYQPLSFLIFLICSFAETNRTPFDLAECETELVGGYHTEYSSMKMGFYLFAEYANMFISATILAVLYFGGYNYPGMSWAVENWGINIANVIGMLVLFVKICAFIFFYMWVRWTIPRFRYDQLMNLGWKILIPLSIFNIMITGLVILLFE; from the coding sequence ATGGATAGTACAATTATAATTGAAAAGAGTGTTATAATCGTCGCGGTATTTGCCTTGACAATGATTATGGCGATGTACTCTACCTGGGCTGAGCGTAAAGTTGCGGCTTTCCTACAGGATAGAATTGGTCCTAACCGAGCGGGAGCTTGGGGACTTTTGCAGCCATTGGCAGATGGATTAAAACTTTTCTCGAAAGAGGAGTTTTCTCCAAATACGCCGAATAAATTTCTATTTATTGTAGGTCCAGCAATTGCGATGAGCACCGCTTTGATGACAAGTGCTGTGATTCCGTGGGGAGATAGACTGCATCTATTTGGTCGAGATATTATCTTGCAAGCAGCGGATATTGATAATGCGCTACTTTATATTATTGCAATATTATCTGTTGGTGTTTACGGAATTATGATTGGTGGATGGGCCTCAAACAATAAGTTTTCACTTATGGGAGCTGTTCGTGCATCGTCGCAAATGATTTCTTATGAAGTTGCAATGGGTCTTTCGATTATTGCACTATTGATGATGACAGGTACTTTGAGCTTACGCGAAATATCCTATCAGCAGTCTGGAATGAATTGGAATGTTTTTTACCAACCACTATCGTTCTTGATTTTCTTAATTTGTTCGTTTGCAGAAACCAATAGAACACCTTTTGACCTTGCCGAATGTGAGACAGAGCTTGTAGGTGGTTATCATACTGAATATTCATCGATGAAAATGGGATTCTACCTATTTGCTGAGTATGCCAATATGTTTATCTCTGCTACAATTCTAGCCGTACTATATTTTGGAGGATACAATTATCCTGGAATGTCATGGGCGGTTGAAAATTGGGGAATTAATATCGCGAACGTTATAGGAATGCTTGTTCTATTTGTAAAAATATGTGCGTTTATATTCTTTTATATGTGGGTTCGTTGGACGATACCACGTTTTAGATATGACCAATTGATGAACTTAGGTTGGAAGATATTGATTCCGCTTTCGATCTTCAATATTATGATAACAGGACTTGTGATTCTATTATTTGAATAA
- a CDS encoding NADH-quinone oxidoreductase subunit NuoE family protein, with protein sequence METAYKQNLNMSETLMNRINELLSRYPEDKKKSALLPVLHEVQDAHDNWLSIELMDKVAEILSIKPIEVYEVVSFYSMYNRSPQGKYMFEFCKTSPCCLRGVEDLMDYTCEKLGVEVGETTADGLFTVKGVECLGACGYAPMMQLGDFYKEHLTKEKIDQLIDDCKNDKIILLDK encoded by the coding sequence ATGGAAACTGCATATAAACAGAATTTGAATATGAGTGAAACATTGATGAACCGCATCAATGAATTGCTAAGTCGTTATCCTGAAGATAAGAAAAAGTCGGCTTTGCTACCTGTGCTTCACGAAGTACAAGATGCACACGACAACTGGTTGAGCATTGAATTGATGGACAAAGTTGCCGAGATTCTGAGCATTAAACCGATTGAAGTTTATGAGGTTGTGTCGTTTTACTCAATGTACAACAGATCTCCTCAAGGAAAATATATGTTTGAATTTTGCAAAACATCGCCTTGTTGCCTTCGCGGAGTTGAAGATCTTATGGATTATACTTGCGAAAAGCTAGGAGTTGAAGTTGGCGAAACTACTGCGGATGGACTTTTTACCGTAAAAGGTGTTGAATGTCTTGGAGCTTGTGGCTATGCGCCGATGATGCAGTTGGGTGATTTCTACAAAGAGCACTTGACCAAAGAAAAAATCGATCAGCTTATTGATGATTGTAAAAATGATAAAATAATATTGTTAGATAAATAA
- a CDS encoding NADH-quinone oxidoreductase subunit D produces the protein MSGLLLPPEHRYAEIIRQKRNEEGNELSILNLGPTHPATHGIFQNILLMDGERILEAEPTIGYIHRAFEKIAENRPFYQITPLTDRMNYCSAPINNMGWWLTVEKALGIEVPKRAQYLRVIVMELARIADHIICNSILGVDTGAFTGFLYVFQFREKIYEIYEEICGARLTTNMGRMGGFEREWSDEAFRKLEIFLEEFPVAWEEFESLFVRNRIFIDRTVNVGAISAEQAIGYGFTGPNLRACGVDYDVRVNEPYSSYEDFDFIVPVGQSGDTYDRFCVRNAEVWESLKIIRQALDKLPEGPYHADVPDYYLPPKEDVYNDMEALIYHFKIVMGEIPVPVTEVYQAVEGGNGELGFYLHTDGSRTPYRLKFRRPCFIFYQAYPDMIKGSMLSDAIVILSSLNVIAGELDA, from the coding sequence ATGTCAGGATTACTTTTACCACCCGAGCACAGATATGCTGAAATAATTCGTCAGAAACGTAATGAAGAAGGAAACGAACTTTCTATTCTAAATTTAGGTCCGACACACCCAGCAACCCACGGAATTTTCCAAAATATATTATTGATGGATGGTGAGAGAATTCTCGAAGCCGAACCAACAATTGGATATATTCACCGCGCATTTGAAAAAATCGCTGAGAATAGACCGTTTTATCAAATTACCCCGCTTACAGACCGAATGAATTACTGTTCTGCTCCTATTAATAATATGGGTTGGTGGTTGACGGTTGAAAAAGCATTGGGAATTGAAGTTCCAAAAAGAGCGCAATACCTACGAGTAATTGTAATGGAGCTTGCTAGAATTGCCGATCATATTATTTGCAACTCAATTTTGGGAGTTGATACAGGAGCCTTTACAGGTTTCTTGTACGTTTTCCAATTTAGAGAGAAAATATACGAAATCTACGAAGAAATTTGTGGCGCTAGACTTACCACGAATATGGGAAGAATGGGCGGATTTGAAAGAGAGTGGAGTGATGAAGCTTTCAGAAAACTAGAGATTTTCTTAGAAGAATTTCCAGTTGCTTGGGAAGAGTTTGAAAGTCTTTTTGTTCGAAATAGAATCTTTATTGATCGTACGGTAAACGTAGGAGCAATATCTGCTGAGCAAGCAATTGGTTACGGATTTACTGGTCCAAATTTACGTGCTTGTGGTGTTGACTACGATGTACGTGTAAATGAACCTTATAGTTCTTACGAAGATTTTGATTTTATCGTTCCGGTAGGACAATCGGGAGATACGTATGATCGTTTTTGCGTTCGTAACGCTGAAGTTTGGGAAAGTTTAAAAATTATTAGACAAGCTCTTGACAAATTACCAGAAGGACCTTACCACGCGGATGTTCCTGATTATTATCTGCCTCCAAAAGAGGATGTATATAATGATATGGAAGCATTAATCTACCACTTCAAGATTGTAATGGGAGAAATTCCTGTTCCAGTAACCGAAGTATATCAGGCGGTAGAAGGTGGAAATGGTGAACTTGGTTTTTACCTGCACACTGATGGAAGTCGTACTCCATACAGATTGAAATTCAGAAGACCTTGCTTTATATTTTATCAAGCTTATCCTGATATGATCAAAGGATCGATGCTTTCGGATGCGATTGTAATTCTTTCGAGTCTGAACGTAATCGCTGGAGAACTGGACGCTTAA
- a CDS encoding NuoI/complex I 23 kDa subunit family protein, producing the protein MSIETISLSGRKKVVSNKEMTFWERMYLIAILKGLWTTLKHLFTRKVTIKYPEETREFSPVYRGQHMLMRDDEGRERCTACGLCALSCPAEAITMVASERKADEKHLYREEKYASIYEINMLRCIFCGLCEEACPKEAIYLTKSKKLVASEYDREDFIYGKEKLVMPLDEAISNTKKKA; encoded by the coding sequence ATGTCAATAGAAACTATATCATTATCAGGCCGTAAAAAAGTGGTTTCCAATAAGGAGATGACTTTTTGGGAGCGTATGTATTTGATTGCGATCCTTAAAGGATTATGGACTACTTTGAAGCACCTTTTTACTAGAAAAGTGACCATAAAATATCCTGAAGAGACAAGAGAATTTAGTCCAGTTTACCGCGGTCAACACATGCTAATGCGTGATGATGAAGGTCGCGAACGCTGTACTGCCTGCGGACTTTGTGCACTTTCATGTCCAGCAGAAGCCATAACAATGGTGGCATCTGAGCGCAAAGCAGACGAAAAACATTTGTACCGTGAGGAGAAATATGCATCGATCTATGAGATTAATATGCTTCGTTGTATTTTCTGCGGATTGTGTGAAGAAGCTTGTCCAAAAGAGGCAATTTATCTTACAAAATCTAAAAAATTAGTTGCTTCAGAATATGATCGTGAAGATTTTATTTACGGCAAAGAGAAGTTGGTAATGCCACTTGATGAAGCAATTTCTAACACAAAGAAAAAAGCATAA
- the nuoK gene encoding NADH-quinone oxidoreductase subunit NuoK produces the protein MENILQAIGIQNYIYLSTILFCIGVFGVLYRRNAIIMFMSIEIMLNAVNLLFVAFSTYHQDAEGQVFVFFSMAVAAAEVAVGLAILVSIYRNLHSIDVDKLKNLKG, from the coding sequence ATGGAAAATATTTTACAAGCAATAGGAATTCAGAACTACATTTATCTGTCTACAATTTTATTTTGTATTGGTGTTTTTGGAGTGCTTTATCGCCGCAATGCCATCATAATGTTTATGTCTATAGAAATTATGCTTAATGCGGTGAACTTGCTATTTGTAGCATTTTCAACCTATCATCAAGATGCCGAAGGACAGGTTTTTGTTTTCTTCTCGATGGCTGTTGCTGCAGCAGAAGTAGCAGTAGGACTGGCGATATTAGTATCAATATATCGAAATCTACATTCGATTGATGTTGATAAATTAAAAAATTTAAAAGGATA